The following proteins come from a genomic window of Rutidosis leptorrhynchoides isolate AG116_Rl617_1_P2 chromosome 10, CSIRO_AGI_Rlap_v1, whole genome shotgun sequence:
- the LOC139873130 gene encoding uncharacterized protein isoform X2 translates to MASSSSSDVLIETLNNRGWCFRDNDYIKTLIKTNDFTAAESELCNIDLRAIGAKYLPDLSTRSKSSHFSGPKVLQVVSVRDISKSSIAAENAGGLSGKRLLRLKLTDGHSDITAVEFTHIPSIPDNVVPGTKIRLDNKVVMRNGILCLNAKVITVLGGIVPSLYEEWEMNQKYAGFARSTLKMMSQSDDTGGPPPFEKLQAGAPLRRVNQQSKSSDNSKATLKASGPTIIEKGKVSAATQGSVNPGSVTDMNKEKQPASEARPKEDTVPIQNQAAAQKLLQKMSNYNRNEGGHTRGWKQRGRGYKDDDDSAVLTLEEWERKRAGGTSSVQHETLKVNEDEDLARQLQRQFDLEDFQEQRGPRVTEADDIRMNMFSFERDDSGAHGRGEFRGRGRGRGRRRGRGRVRGG, encoded by the exons ATGGCGAGTTCATCTTCATCTGATGTTTTAATTGAAACCCTGAACAACAGAGGCTGGTGTTTTCGTGATAACGATTACATTAAAACCCTAATCAAAACTAATGATTTTACCGCTGCTGAATCGGAGCTCTGTAACATCGACTTACGAGCAATTGGAGCTAAATATCTACCCGATTTATCCACCCGAAGTAAATCCAGTCATTTTTCTGGTCCCAAAGTTCTTCAG GTAGTTTCGGTGAGGGATATAAGTAAAAGTAGCATAGCGGCTGAGAACGCTGGTGGTCTGAGCGGTAAACGGTTATTACGATTAAAGCTTACTGATGGACATTCTGATATAACTGCTGTTGAGTTTACTCATATTCCTTCGATTCCTGATAATGTTGTTCCTGGCACCAAG ATTCGTCTGGATAATAAAGTTGTAATGCGTAATGGGATTTTATGCTTGAATGCAAAGGTAATAACTGTTCTTGGAGGTATTGTTCCATCATTGTATGAAGAGTGGGAGATGAACCAAAAATATGCAGGGTTTGCTCGTTCAACCTTAAAGATGATGTCACAGAGTGATGACACTGGTGGTCCCCCACCGTTTGAGAAGTTGCAAGCTGGAGCACCTTTACGTCGGGTCAATCAACAAAGCAAATCTTCTG ATAACTCTAAGGCAACATTAAAAGCTTCTGGACCCACCATAATCGAAAAGGGTAAAGTGTCTGCTGCTACACAGGGTAGTGTGAATCCAGGTTCTGTTACTGATATGAACAAAGAAAAACAACCTGCTTCTGAAGCTAGACCAAAAGAAG ACACTGTCCCTATACAAAATCAGGCTGCTGCACAAAAACTTCTTCAGAAAATGAGTAATTATAACCGCAACGAAGGGGGGCATACTAGAGGTTGGAAACAAAGAGGGAGGGgttataaggatgatgatgattctGCTGTTTTGACTTTAGAGGAATGGGAGAGAAAAAGAGCTGGTGGGACCTCTTCAGTGCAGCACGAAACCCTAAAAGTTAATGAAGATGAAGATCTTGCACGTCAGCTTCAACGCCAATTTGATTTggaagactttcaa GAGCAGAGGGGCCCGCGTGTGACAGAAGCAGATGATATTAGAATGAACATGTTTAGTTTTGAAAGAGATGATTCTGGGGCCCATGGTAGGGGAGAATTTAGAGGTAGGGGTAGGGGAAGAGGCAGGAGAAGAGGGAGGGGTCGTGTCAGAGGCGGCTAA
- the LOC139873130 gene encoding uncharacterized protein isoform X1, with the protein MASSSSSDVLIETLNNRGWCFRDNDYIKTLIKTNDFTAAESELCNIDLRAIGAKYLPDLSTRSKSSHFSGPKVLQVVSVRDISKSSIAAENAGGLSGKRLLRLKLTDGHSDITAVEFTHIPSIPDNVVPGTKIRLDNKVVMRNGILCLNAKVITVLGGIVPSLYEEWEMNQKYAGFARSTLKMMSQSDDTGGPPPFEKLQAGAPLRRVNQQSKSSDNSKATLKASGPTIIEKGKVSAATQGSVNPGSVTDMNKEKQPASEARPKEVADTVPIQNQAAAQKLLQKMSNYNRNEGGHTRGWKQRGRGYKDDDDSAVLTLEEWERKRAGGTSSVQHETLKVNEDEDLARQLQRQFDLEDFQEQRGPRVTEADDIRMNMFSFERDDSGAHGRGEFRGRGRGRGRRRGRGRVRGG; encoded by the exons ATGGCGAGTTCATCTTCATCTGATGTTTTAATTGAAACCCTGAACAACAGAGGCTGGTGTTTTCGTGATAACGATTACATTAAAACCCTAATCAAAACTAATGATTTTACCGCTGCTGAATCGGAGCTCTGTAACATCGACTTACGAGCAATTGGAGCTAAATATCTACCCGATTTATCCACCCGAAGTAAATCCAGTCATTTTTCTGGTCCCAAAGTTCTTCAG GTAGTTTCGGTGAGGGATATAAGTAAAAGTAGCATAGCGGCTGAGAACGCTGGTGGTCTGAGCGGTAAACGGTTATTACGATTAAAGCTTACTGATGGACATTCTGATATAACTGCTGTTGAGTTTACTCATATTCCTTCGATTCCTGATAATGTTGTTCCTGGCACCAAG ATTCGTCTGGATAATAAAGTTGTAATGCGTAATGGGATTTTATGCTTGAATGCAAAGGTAATAACTGTTCTTGGAGGTATTGTTCCATCATTGTATGAAGAGTGGGAGATGAACCAAAAATATGCAGGGTTTGCTCGTTCAACCTTAAAGATGATGTCACAGAGTGATGACACTGGTGGTCCCCCACCGTTTGAGAAGTTGCAAGCTGGAGCACCTTTACGTCGGGTCAATCAACAAAGCAAATCTTCTG ATAACTCTAAGGCAACATTAAAAGCTTCTGGACCCACCATAATCGAAAAGGGTAAAGTGTCTGCTGCTACACAGGGTAGTGTGAATCCAGGTTCTGTTACTGATATGAACAAAGAAAAACAACCTGCTTCTGAAGCTAGACCAAAAGAAG TAGCAGACACTGTCCCTATACAAAATCAGGCTGCTGCACAAAAACTTCTTCAGAAAATGAGTAATTATAACCGCAACGAAGGGGGGCATACTAGAGGTTGGAAACAAAGAGGGAGGGgttataaggatgatgatgattctGCTGTTTTGACTTTAGAGGAATGGGAGAGAAAAAGAGCTGGTGGGACCTCTTCAGTGCAGCACGAAACCCTAAAAGTTAATGAAGATGAAGATCTTGCACGTCAGCTTCAACGCCAATTTGATTTggaagactttcaa GAGCAGAGGGGCCCGCGTGTGACAGAAGCAGATGATATTAGAATGAACATGTTTAGTTTTGAAAGAGATGATTCTGGGGCCCATGGTAGGGGAGAATTTAGAGGTAGGGGTAGGGGAAGAGGCAGGAGAAGAGGGAGGGGTCGTGTCAGAGGCGGCTAA